The genomic region GGGCCCAGCTGGTGCTGGCCCGCACCCATCTGCACACCAGCCGCCCGGATAGCGCGCTCTACTACGGCCAGGCCAGCCTCAACGCCAGCCTGAAAAGTGGCGTGAAGGAGAGCATTCGAGACGCCAGCCAGGTGCTGACCCAGGCCAGCGTGCAGCAGGGCCGCTTTGCCGATGCCTACCGCTACCAGCGCCTCTACAGCGTGTACCAGGACAGCCTCAGCAGCCGCGACCTGATCCGGCGGCTGGCGGCCCAGCAGTACGCCGCCCAGCTCGCTCGCCAGCAGGCCCGCATCAGCCAGCTGACCCGCAACGCGCAGCTCATCCGGCAGCAGAACCGGCAGCAGCAGTGGCTGCTGGGGGTGTCGCTGACGGGATTTGTGCTGGTAGCTGGGCTGAGCGTGGTGCTCTGGCGGAGCAACCAGCTGAAAAAACGCGCCTATGCCCGCCTGGAGCAGCAGCAGCAGGAGTTGCTGGCCACCCAGCAGCAGCTGGTGGCCGCCGAAAAGTGGGCGTTTGTGGGCGAGCTGTCGGCGGGCATTGCGCATGAGCTGCAGAACCCGCTCAGCTTCATGAAAAAGTTCGCGGAAGTGAGCGTCGAACTCCTCGACCACGACAGCACCCGCGCCCCGGAGGCCGCCGCCGTGCCGGGCCTGCAGCAGGAGATTCTAAGCGGCCTCAAGCAGAACCTGCAGGAAATCAGTCAGCACGGGCAGCGGGCTTCGTCCATCATCACCGACATGCTGGCGCACGCCCGCACCGGCACCAGCCAGCAGGAGCCCACCGCCCTGAATGCCATGGTAGACAATGCCCTGCAGCTGGCCTACGCGGGCCTGCAGGTGCAGAACCCGGACTTTCGGGCTACGCTGCACACCCAGCTGGATGCGGCAGTAGGGGAGGTGCCGTTGGTGCCCACGGAGATTGAGCGGGTGCTGCTAAACCTGTTTACCAATGCGTTCCACGCGCTGGCCGAGCGGGCCCGCCAGCAGCCCGCCGACTACGAGCCCACCTTGCACGTGAGTACCAGCCGGGAAGCCGGGCAGGTCTGCATCCGGGTGCGCGACAACGGCACCGGCATGGAGCCGCATGTGCAGCAGCAGGTTTTCCAGCCGTTCTTCACCACCAAGCCGCTGGGACAAGGTACCGGCCTGGGTTTGTCGCTGGCCCACGACATCGTCACGAAAGCCCACAACGGCACGCTCACGGTAGCTACGCAGCCTGGCAAGTACACCGAGTTTATGGTGTGCCTGCCCGCTTAGGCCGCTAGCGCAGCAGCCGCAAGGTGGTATCCAGCTGCTGGGTGCGGAGCAGCGTTTGGTACTGCCGCTGCACCCGTTGCTGGTTCTGGCGCTGCTGCTGCTGCCGAAACGGTTTCACCTGGTAGCGGCGGGCCCCGGCCGGCCGGCTCAGCCCCACATAAACGAGGCCGCGGCTGGGCCGCTGGGTGGCTTCGCCGCTCTGGATGCGGGCAATGCGCTTCTCGTTGTTGCCGAACAGGGTTTGCAGCGGGCTCAGGCCTACATACAGGTCTGCCTGGCCATTGAGGTAGTATTCGCCGCTGATGTGCATGTCGGTGAGGTTGCTGTTCAGGTGCAGGTCCGGAATCAGCAGCCGCCCGCCCGCCAGCACAAAACGGGGGCTCACGGGCTCGAAATACAGGTGGCTGGTGCGTTCCTCGCGCATAAAACGCAGGGCCTGCATCAGGGCGTCCACGTTTAGCAGCTCCAGGTTTTGCAGGTCAGTTTTGAGGAAGGCGTAGGTTTGGTTGATGTCGGGCAGGAAGGTGTCGTCGAGGTCGGTGCGCAGGTCGGTTTCACCGTTCATCGTGCCCCGCACATTATCAGCCCCCAGCACATCGAACCCTACCGCGCCGGCTAGCCCAAACAGCTGGCTCAACTGAATCTGGCGCAGCCGGAGCTGGGCCCGTAGCGGGTGATGGCCCGCCTCGGCATCGGTTTGCAGCACGCCTCGCAACGAAATATCGCCCCCAAACGCCTGCAGCGAGCATTGCTCCAGCCGCACTTGGTTGGCCTCCAGGCTGCTGCGGAGGCGGAAACGGCCGCCCCGCAGCGCGCCATATTTCACCTGGTCGGCCGTCACGTTTACGCGGCCCGTTACGGTGCCGTCCAGAAAAGGCGAGGGCCGCGCGCCGGCCGAACGGCGCAGGCGGGAGTGTGCTTCCTCGGGTGGGGCGGGCATGGTGCTGAGTGCGGCCAGCAGTTGTAGTAGGTGCTGGATATCGAGGGTGGCGTAGTGTAGGTCGAGGTCGGCGCGGGCGCGGGCCAGCTGCGTGCCATTCAGCAGCGCGGTGGCACTTATGCGGCCCTGGCCGCCCGTGGACGAGCGGAACGTGAAGGCCGGAATCAGGAAGCGGCGGCCGTTTTTATCAATGCGCAGGCGTAGCTGCTGCAGCGCCGCGGAGCCCGGCAGTATCAGTTGATCTACCTTCACGGTGGCTTGGCCATTGGCGGCCAGCAGCACCTCGCGCAGCGTCGGGTCTTTGGGCGCGGTGGTGGCCCGGCGGGCGGGGCGCATCACGCGGGCCAGCAACTGCTGGTAGCTGAGGGAAGGGAAGTGCACGGCCAGCCGGGCCGCCACGGGCTGCAGATTGAGCGTATCGGTGGGCCAGCTGATGGTGCCGCGCACCTGGCCGCCCCACACCTGCGCGCGCAGATCGCGCAGCTGCACGTAGCGGCCATTGTGGCGCACGGTGGCCGCCAGGTTTTCCAGCGTATCGGCGGCCAGCACCAGTCGTCCGCACCGCAACTGAATGTTGAGGCGCAGGCCGGGGGGCAGCAGGTTCAGGGCCTGCGCCGCCAGCCTTTGGTTGGAAGTACGGTTGTGGTCGGTGGGCGGGGCGGGGCGCTTGCGGCGCTGGCTGCTGCCGGGGGCGGCCAGTAGCCGGCGCATCTCGCTCAGGTGCAGCTCATCCACCTCAAAAGTGCCGGCCACCGTCGTAATCGGGTGCTGTCCGCTGAAGTAGGCCAGCAGGTAGGTGGTGGTGGCGTTGGCCCGCAGCTGCATGCCGTTGATGCGGCCGGTGAGGTTTTCCAGCGTCCAGAGGCTGTCGTGCAGCCGGATATTCACGTTGAGGCCCACCATATCGGCGTGGCGGCGCGGAATGGCAAAGGAGGCATTTTCGAGCCGCACGGTGCCCCGGGCGGCAATAGGCGGCAGCAGCGTATCGGCCTGGGCCGCCCGGCGCCCGGCGCGGTCCGGAATGGTGGGCAGCACGCCGTTGAGCTCCAGGTTGATGGCCGCCTCGCCCTGGCGGGCCTGCCAGAAATCCGGTACCACCACGGCGGCCAGCGTCTGCAGGTCGGTGCGGCCGCGTACGTGGCCGTTGAAGCGGGGCCGGGTGAAATCGGTGACTTTCAGCACGGCATCCAGCTCGCCGGCCTGGGAATAAAGCCGGCACTGCTCAAACGACAGGCTGGTGGTGCGCGGGGCGTGGGCCGCGCCGTTGTCGAAGGTGCCGCGGGCGTCCCAGCGCCGGATGCGCCGCGCCGAGTCGGCCCACTGCACCTGGGCGTTGCGCATGGCAAAATGCAGAATAGTGCGGGGCCGCGTGGTGGGCCCGCTCACGCCCCGGATGCTGTAGCGAATAAAGGCGTGGCTGGGGCTGCGGGCATCATCCAGGAAACGCTCCAGGCCGGTAGGCAGCGCCACCCGCAGCACTTCCAGCAGCGGCTGCCGGCCCGCAAAGCGCAGGTCGAGGCGGGTGCCGCGGGTTTCGTTGGGGGCCGCCCCGCGGTGGGTGCCGCGCACCAGAATGGTGTCGTTGTTGAGCGTGACGCGGGTGCTGTGGAAGCGGCCCTGGCGCTGCCGGAAATTGTAGCTGTAGCGCACCTGCGCCACCACAGGCTTGTTGGCAAACAGATTGCCGCGCCCGCTGCGCAGGTACACCAGCTTCCCATCAAACCGGCCCCTGACGTGCGCTACGCCCTCCCGGACCCGGGCCGCCAGCCGCCCCTGGCGCACGTACGCCGAAAAGCCGCTCTGGTGCAGCTCGTTGCGGTCCGTCACGCGCACGTTGTAGAGCAGCAGCGAGTCCAGGTTGAAATCGGGCGGGCCTTTGGGCGTACCGTTGCGCGGGCCTTTGCCGCGCAGGCCCCAGTCGCGGCCCTGCGTATCGGTCAGCTGCCAGAACTCGCCGTCGCGCAGCGTCAGGCGGCTCACCCGGAATTCGCCGCGCCAGATGCGCGACAAATCCAGGCGGGCATCCAACCGGCCCACGCGCAATACCGGCACCGATTGGCGGTAGGAAGTATCCGTGAACTGCACGCCCTGCAGCGAGGCCGAAAGGTGCGGGAAGTCGCGCAGCGCCGAGATACGCACCTGAAAGGGCGCCAGCACCAGGTCGGAGTTGCGCGTGAGCCGCTCCCGGATCAGCTGCTCCAGGCGGCGCTGCGCCCATTCTGAGGTTATCAGCCAGGCGCCGCCCAGTACCATCACTACCAATCCCAGCATGGCAACGGCCAGCAATTGGCGAAAGGACGGTCTTTTCATATGGGCAGAATTGGCAGGGGCGCGGGAGCAGGTGGTTGGGGGCTAATACGCAGAATCAGCCATTGTGATACGGGAGCGGGCGGGTCAGTCAGATAAATCCGCGGCAAGTCGGAGAAGTCCGTTTCTTGCGGGCCCTATTCTATTGGTATCCATGAAACTTCCTTCCCTGCAGCTTCTGGCTGCCGAAGCGGCCCGCGTAGTGCGGCGCTTTCCCCTCACGCTGCTGTGCAGCCTGCTGCTGGGCGCGGTCGGCATCTACTACCAGCGGCTCGGCTTCACCGAGAAAAACCACGCCGATTGGCTGTTTCCGCTGCTGTCGGCGGCCGGGCTGGGCCTGACGCTCACGCTGAACGTGGCGCTGGCCGGGGAGCGGTACCGCTGGCCGGTGTGGCTAAAAGCTCTGGCAGCAGCTGGGGCGGTGGGGCTATTGGCGCTGTGGTACGTGCTGTGCCCCGCCGAACCCACCTTGGTCTGGGGCCTGCGGCTGGCTCTGCTGCTGCTGGGGCTGCATCTGCTGGTGGCGGTGGTGCCCTACCTGCCGGAGCTGCGCCGCCAGGCCGATACTGCCGGCTTCTGGCGCTACAACGAAACCCTGTTCCTGCGGCTGCTAACCGGTGGCCTGTACTCCGGCGTGCTGTACGTGGGCTGCGCGCTGGCGCTGGCGGCCATCGAAAACCTGTTCGACGTCAAGCTGGACCGCCACATCTACGAGCACCTGTTCACGGTGCTGGCCACGGGGTTCAATACCTGGTTTTTCCTGGCCGGCGTGCCCCACGACTGGGCGGCGCTGGAGCAGGAAACCACGTACCCGAAGGGCCTGAAACTGTTTACGCAGTTTGTGCTGCTGCCGCTGGTGGTGCTCTACCTGGTGATTCTCTACGCTTATCTGGCCCGGATTGTGGTGCGCTGGGAGCTGCCCGAAGGTTGGGTGTCCACCCTGATTCTGGCGTTTTCAGTAGCCGGCATCTTCGCCCTGCTCCTTATTCATCCCATCCGCAACGCCACCGAAAACACCTGGATTCGCACGTTCGCCCGCTGGTTCTACCGGGCGCTGTTTCCGCTGCTGGGGCTGCTGTTCGTGGCCATCGGTACCCGCGTGGGCGAGTACGGTGTCACCGAGGAGCGCTACTTCGTGCTGGTGCTGGCGGCGTGGCTGGCGGTTATGGCGGCTTACTTCCTGTGGCGGCAGGGGCAGGGCATCATCTGGGTGCCGGCCTCCCTGGCGGTGGTGGCGTTTCTGGCAGCGGGCGGGCCCTGGGGTGCATTTGCCGTAGCCGAGCGCAGCCAGCTCAACCAGCTGAGTCGGCTTGCCACCGAATACAAGCTGCTGAAGAATGGCAAGTTGGATGGGGCCGGGGAGCGGGTGCCCAAACTGCCGGTAGCCGTTGAGAAGCAGGTGGCCTCCATTTTCGAATTCTTCGCGAAGCGGGAAGCTATTGAGCAGTTGCAGCCGTTGTTCGCAACTGCCCTTATCCCCGCAGATTCGCTGCTGAACAAGGACGTGTGGCAGCAAAATGACTGGTTGAATGACCGGCTGTTCAGCGTAAGTGGTCTGAAGCGCTATAATATGTATAGCAGCAACGATGGTGAGGAAGAGGAAATCGTGTCCTTCTACGCCGAGTATCCTGACGTGAGGAGCCTTGGGAATGGAAAATACTGGGTAAACAATGTCAGCTCGAATATCGTGGAAACAGGCGGCACTATTCCGCTGACGCTACGGGAGGGCAACTTTCGCCTGTATGTTTCTGACTCCGGAGCCCGGATACTGCTGGAGCAGGAGCGCGCCGACGGCAGCTGGCAGCCGCAGCTGACGGCCTACCCTGGCCGCCTGGCCGATTCGCTGATGGCCAAAGCCGGTAGTGAGTCGGACATGTCCCGGGAAGTTCCTGATCAGGCCCTCACACTGCGCGTGTCAAACGGCCGCCACACTCTGGATCTGTACCTGCGAAGACTGTCCTGCGATACGGAAAACAAACGCAGCTACACCTTTGCCGGCAGTGCACTGGTAACCATCACCGCCCCCTGACTTCTGCCGCTGGTAAAGACGCAAAAAGGGCCGCCAGCGCAATGCCAGCGGCCCTTTACTCAGTTACTCAACTAGTCGCTATTCCCACTCAATCGTTGCTGGCGGCTTCGAGCTGATGTCGTACACCACGCGGTTGATGCCGCGCACCTGGTTGATGATTTTGTTGCTCACCTCGGCTAGGAACTCGTAGGGCAGGTGGGCCCAGTCAGCGGTCATGCCGTCCACGCTCGTGACGGCGCGCAGGGCTACTACCCGCTCGTAGGTGCGCTCATCGCCCATTACGCCCACGCTCTGTACGGGCAGCAGCATTACGCCGGCCTGCCACACTTTCTCGTAGAGGCCGTGCTCTTTCAGGCCGTTGATGAAGATGGCGTCGGCGCGCTGCAGCAGATCCACTTTCTCGGGGGTAATGTCGCCGAGGATGCGGATGCCCAGGCCGGGGCCGGGGAAGGGGTGGCGGTGCAGAATGTGCGCGGGCAGCTCCAGCGTGTGGCCCACTTCGCGCACCTCGTCCTTGAACAAAGCCCGCAGCGGCTCCACAATCCGCAGGTTCATCTTCTCGGGCAAACCGCCCACGTTGTGGTGGCTCTTGATGGTCACGGATGAGCCGTGTACCGATACACTCTCAATAACATCCGGATAAATGGTGCCCTGGGCCAGCCAGCGGGCGCCCTCCACCTTCTGGGCCTCGCGGTCGAACACCTCAATAAAGGTGCGGCCGATGGCCTTGCGCTTCTGCTCAGGGTCCGTCAGGCCCGCCAGCGCGTCGTAAAATTCCTGCGAGGCATCTACGCCGCGCACGTTCAAACCCAAGCCCTGGTAGGAGTGGAGCACCTGCTCGTACTCGTCTTTGCGCAGCAGGCCGTTGTTCACGAAAATGCCATGCAAACGCGTGCCGATGGCCTTGTGCAGCAGCAGCGCCGCCACCGATGAATCCACGCCGCCCGAAAGGCCCAGAATCACTTGGTCCTGCTCGCCGATAGTGCGCTGCAGGGTTTCTACCATGCTGTCCACGAAGTGCTCCGGCGTCCAGCTCTGGTCGAGGCCGCAGATGTTCACCACGAAGTTCTGGAGCAGCGTTTTGCCGTCCGTCGAGTGCGTGACTTCCGGGTGGAACTGGATGCCGTAGGTTTCCTGACCGGCTATTTTGAAAGCCGCCACGGCCACTTCCGGCGTGCTGGCTACAATGTCGAAGCCGGCTGGTAGCGTCTTAATCGTGTCGCCGTGCGACATCCACACCTGCGACTCGGTGGGCACACCGTGCAGTAGTGGGCTTTCGTGGTGGACGTGGCTGAGGCGGGCGCGGCCGTACTCGCGGATGGTGGCGGGCAGCACTTCGCCGCCCTGCTGGTGGGCCAGCAGCTGTGCGCCGTAGCACACGCCCAGCACCGGTACCTGGCCTAGGTAGGCGCTCAGGTCAGGGCTCGGCGAGTCGGCGTCGCGCACGGAACATGGGGAACCCGAAAGCACAACGCCCCGGATATCCTCAGTGAGGGCCGGGGCGTGGTTATACGGATGGATTTCGCAGTAGACATTCAGCTCCCGGATGCGCCGGGCAATGAGTTGCGTGTACTGCGACCCAAAATCGAGAATCAGGATTTGTTGAGGCATAGTGCAAAGCTACTAACGGATTTTGCGGAATAGGAAACTTCCGGCATATTAATCAGGTAAAAGCGTCTGTCAGCAATCTTGCTCGGGCCTGCAGGCGCCGTACCTTGCCGCATAGTGGCCAGGATGCCAATTGCGGCGTGACGTTTGTTATACCGGTACGCATCTGCCCGGGCAGATGCGGCAGGGCCGGGTTTGCAGATTGGAAGTTTCATCATCTTTTACGTTTGCCATGCTTTTCAAGAGCGTTTTTGTAGGGGTGTTGGCGGTTGCGGGCCTGGCATCATGGGT from Hymenobacter canadensis harbors:
- a CDS encoding tetratricopeptide repeat protein, with the translated sequence MKFWLFLFLLLSSSLALGAESPMLRQALNQLRAHPELDTARVNRLNELAFVLRFTAPRDSRVRFEEALELAQLLGYRSGEAKAQLGLGFYYRKRNEYGLAQAYTEQARQIFARLHDRRNQLACTYNLAYIYSGQGNYLQALTYAQQALTLAETLRDPHWLVLMNAQMGIITTEVGEYAQSRQHLEKCLQIARQHHNQPGVSQGLRGLGDLYRMQQQWATARRYYEQDAALTRQLGDEPGFLVEELNVADMAEHQGRFPEAFAYTYRVLRTIRKLDVVGYLPWAQLVLARTHLHTSRPDSALYYGQASLNASLKSGVKESIRDASQVLTQASVQQGRFADAYRYQRLYSVYQDSLSSRDLIRRLAAQQYAAQLARQQARISQLTRNAQLIRQQNRQQQWLLGVSLTGFVLVAGLSVVLWRSNQLKKRAYARLEQQQQELLATQQQLVAAEKWAFVGELSAGIAHELQNPLSFMKKFAEVSVELLDHDSTRAPEAAAVPGLQQEILSGLKQNLQEISQHGQRASSIITDMLAHARTGTSQQEPTALNAMVDNALQLAYAGLQVQNPDFRATLHTQLDAAVGEVPLVPTEIERVLLNLFTNAFHALAERARQQPADYEPTLHVSTSREAGQVCIRVRDNGTGMEPHVQQQVFQPFFTTKPLGQGTGLGLSLAHDIVTKAHNGTLTVATQPGKYTEFMVCLPA
- a CDS encoding AsmA-like C-terminal region-containing protein — protein: MKRPSFRQLLAVAMLGLVVMVLGGAWLITSEWAQRRLEQLIRERLTRNSDLVLAPFQVRISALRDFPHLSASLQGVQFTDTSYRQSVPVLRVGRLDARLDLSRIWRGEFRVSRLTLRDGEFWQLTDTQGRDWGLRGKGPRNGTPKGPPDFNLDSLLLYNVRVTDRNELHQSGFSAYVRQGRLAARVREGVAHVRGRFDGKLVYLRSGRGNLFANKPVVAQVRYSYNFRQRQGRFHSTRVTLNNDTILVRGTHRGAAPNETRGTRLDLRFAGRQPLLEVLRVALPTGLERFLDDARSPSHAFIRYSIRGVSGPTTRPRTILHFAMRNAQVQWADSARRIRRWDARGTFDNGAAHAPRTTSLSFEQCRLYSQAGELDAVLKVTDFTRPRFNGHVRGRTDLQTLAAVVVPDFWQARQGEAAINLELNGVLPTIPDRAGRRAAQADTLLPPIAARGTVRLENASFAIPRRHADMVGLNVNIRLHDSLWTLENLTGRINGMQLRANATTTYLLAYFSGQHPITTVAGTFEVDELHLSEMRRLLAAPGSSQRRKRPAPPTDHNRTSNQRLAAQALNLLPPGLRLNIQLRCGRLVLAADTLENLAATVRHNGRYVQLRDLRAQVWGGQVRGTISWPTDTLNLQPVAARLAVHFPSLSYQQLLARVMRPARRATTAPKDPTLREVLLAANGQATVKVDQLILPGSAALQQLRLRIDKNGRRFLIPAFTFRSSTGGQGRISATALLNGTQLARARADLDLHYATLDIQHLLQLLAALSTMPAPPEEAHSRLRRSAGARPSPFLDGTVTGRVNVTADQVKYGALRGGRFRLRSSLEANQVRLEQCSLQAFGGDISLRGVLQTDAEAGHHPLRAQLRLRQIQLSQLFGLAGAVGFDVLGADNVRGTMNGETDLRTDLDDTFLPDINQTYAFLKTDLQNLELLNVDALMQALRFMREERTSHLYFEPVSPRFVLAGGRLLIPDLHLNSNLTDMHISGEYYLNGQADLYVGLSPLQTLFGNNEKRIARIQSGEATQRPSRGLVYVGLSRPAGARRYQVKPFRQQQQRQNQQRVQRQYQTLLRTQQLDTTLRLLR
- a CDS encoding DUF4153 domain-containing protein is translated as MKLPSLQLLAAEAARVVRRFPLTLLCSLLLGAVGIYYQRLGFTEKNHADWLFPLLSAAGLGLTLTLNVALAGERYRWPVWLKALAAAGAVGLLALWYVLCPAEPTLVWGLRLALLLLGLHLLVAVVPYLPELRRQADTAGFWRYNETLFLRLLTGGLYSGVLYVGCALALAAIENLFDVKLDRHIYEHLFTVLATGFNTWFFLAGVPHDWAALEQETTYPKGLKLFTQFVLLPLVVLYLVILYAYLARIVVRWELPEGWVSTLILAFSVAGIFALLLIHPIRNATENTWIRTFARWFYRALFPLLGLLFVAIGTRVGEYGVTEERYFVLVLAAWLAVMAAYFLWRQGQGIIWVPASLAVVAFLAAGGPWGAFAVAERSQLNQLSRLATEYKLLKNGKLDGAGERVPKLPVAVEKQVASIFEFFAKREAIEQLQPLFATALIPADSLLNKDVWQQNDWLNDRLFSVSGLKRYNMYSSNDGEEEEIVSFYAEYPDVRSLGNGKYWVNNVSSNIVETGGTIPLTLREGNFRLYVSDSGARILLEQERADGSWQPQLTAYPGRLADSLMAKAGSESDMSREVPDQALTLRVSNGRHTLDLYLRRLSCDTENKRSYTFAGSALVTITAP
- the guaA gene encoding glutamine-hydrolyzing GMP synthase; translated protein: MPQQILILDFGSQYTQLIARRIRELNVYCEIHPYNHAPALTEDIRGVVLSGSPCSVRDADSPSPDLSAYLGQVPVLGVCYGAQLLAHQQGGEVLPATIREYGRARLSHVHHESPLLHGVPTESQVWMSHGDTIKTLPAGFDIVASTPEVAVAAFKIAGQETYGIQFHPEVTHSTDGKTLLQNFVVNICGLDQSWTPEHFVDSMVETLQRTIGEQDQVILGLSGGVDSSVAALLLHKAIGTRLHGIFVNNGLLRKDEYEQVLHSYQGLGLNVRGVDASQEFYDALAGLTDPEQKRKAIGRTFIEVFDREAQKVEGARWLAQGTIYPDVIESVSVHGSSVTIKSHHNVGGLPEKMNLRIVEPLRALFKDEVREVGHTLELPAHILHRHPFPGPGLGIRILGDITPEKVDLLQRADAIFINGLKEHGLYEKVWQAGVMLLPVQSVGVMGDERTYERVVALRAVTSVDGMTADWAHLPYEFLAEVSNKIINQVRGINRVVYDISSKPPATIEWE